The following proteins are encoded in a genomic region of Thermoplasmata archaeon:
- a CDS encoding C15orf41 family protein, with protein sequence MKLQEYQDLYQRLATPEDIDFLAENFGYDKELLLVIYTQRVVRDTTKRFYRVKAQARRLAFEWQHGASLLKIARQFEFPPILASLMILEQRKIPRKQFWKMIREFDSVSDRRLRRELQEVVETDIVYSPAGSARQYARGRWGEHKLQSWLDGRGLLYETEKDLRAKYDKTPDILLHKPLEMNGSKKYWIESKAIFGDPFEIRRHVKKQLAPYSDLFGDGTVVYWFGHVDDQTYNLPEGVDIVDGTFFEDPLVPYPYVPVNQTKVDEVPMEAQAADMEP encoded by the coding sequence ATGAAGCTACAGGAATATCAGGACCTTTACCAGCGGCTCGCGACCCCGGAAGACATCGACTTCCTTGCGGAGAACTTCGGGTACGACAAGGAGCTCCTCCTGGTCATCTACACCCAGCGGGTCGTCCGGGACACGACCAAGCGGTTCTACCGCGTGAAGGCCCAGGCTCGCCGCCTCGCGTTCGAGTGGCAGCACGGGGCCAGCCTGCTCAAGATCGCCCGCCAGTTCGAGTTCCCGCCCATCCTCGCGTCCCTCATGATCCTGGAGCAGCGCAAGATCCCGCGGAAGCAGTTCTGGAAGATGATCCGGGAGTTCGACAGCGTCTCGGACCGCCGGCTTCGGCGCGAGCTCCAGGAGGTCGTCGAGACCGACATCGTGTACTCGCCGGCCGGGAGCGCGAGGCAGTACGCCCGCGGACGCTGGGGCGAGCACAAGCTCCAGTCCTGGCTCGACGGCCGGGGCCTCCTGTACGAGACGGAGAAGGACCTCCGGGCGAAGTACGACAAGACGCCGGACATCCTGCTCCACAAGCCGCTCGAGATGAACGGTTCCAAGAAGTACTGGATTGAGTCCAAGGCGATCTTCGGGGACCCGTTCGAGATCCGGCGGCACGTGAAGAAGCAGCTCGCGCCCTACAGCGACCTGTTCGGCGACGGCACCGTGGTGTACTGGTTCGGCCACGTGGACGACCAGACGTACAACCTGCCCGAAGGCGTAGACATCGTCGACGGGACCTTCTTCGAGGATCCGCTCGTTCCCTATCCGTATGTCCCCGTGAACCAGACCAAGGTGGATGAGGTGCCCATGGAGGCGCAGGCTGCGGACATGGAGCCCTAG
- a CDS encoding RIO1 family regulatory kinase/ATPase, which translates to MIDERSLHRLETQVDALRTREKDSDALKTYDQVFDRACLLVLQELINDGVIATLDYPVSTGKEAVVFHATDAAGKGFAVKIYRVTNSTFKTIAVYIEGDARFKRVKKATKPTIFAWAQKEFQNLVRMQD; encoded by the coding sequence ATGATTGACGAACGCTCCCTTCATCGCCTGGAGACCCAGGTCGACGCCCTCCGCACGCGCGAGAAGGACTCCGACGCACTCAAGACGTACGACCAGGTCTTCGACCGCGCCTGCCTCTTGGTGCTCCAGGAACTGATCAACGACGGCGTGATCGCCACCCTGGACTACCCGGTCAGCACAGGCAAGGAGGCCGTCGTGTTCCATGCCACGGATGCCGCCGGAAAGGGCTTTGCGGTGAAGATCTACCGCGTCACGAACTCGACGTTCAAGACGATTGCCGTCTACATCGAGGGCGATGCCCGGTTCAAGCGGGTCAAGAAGGCGACCAAGCCCACGATCTTCGCCTGGGCGCAGAAGGAGTTCCAGAACCTGGTCCGGATGCAGGAC
- the eif1A gene encoding translation initiation factor eIF-1A — protein MPQEEVIRVRMPRLKEGEVLGIADQLLGASRIRVMCSDGKSRLGRIPGKLKKRMWIREGDLLVVKVWEFQDEKCDIKHRYTKTEASYLSRRGVIPKSINIF, from the coding sequence GTGCCCCAGGAAGAGGTCATCCGCGTCCGCATGCCGCGCCTGAAGGAAGGCGAGGTCTTGGGGATCGCGGACCAGCTCCTCGGCGCGTCCCGCATTCGGGTCATGTGCTCGGACGGCAAGAGCCGACTCGGTCGCATCCCGGGCAAGCTCAAGAAGCGCATGTGGATCCGCGAGGGCGACCTCCTCGTCGTCAAGGTCTGGGAATTCCAGGACGAGAAGTGCGACATCAAGCACCGGTACACGAAGACCGAGGCGTCGTATCTGAGCCGCCGCGGCGTGATCCCGAAGTCGATCAACATTTTCTAG